The nucleotide sequence AGTCGGGCTTGACCTTGAATTTGACGACGATGAAGATCACGGGGCTATGCCTTTCGTTGGGTTGATGGGTCAGTTGTGTTGGCGGGTTAATGGGCGGCGAGCGCCTGCTCGCACTCTTCGATGGCCTCGCGCGCGTACTTCTGCTGGGCCGGGGTTCCGACCCGCTCTGCCCACTGCTCGGCCAGCTGGAATTCCACCAGCGCCTCGGTGAGCCGGCCCGCAGCATGCAGGGTCCAGCCCAGGTTGTTGTGCAGCGCCACCATCCAGCGTTTGGTGCGCTCATCGTGCACGGTGGAGGCGTACTCCAGGGCGCTCCGGGTCCAGGGTTCCGTGTGGGCGGTGTCGGCGATGGCCAGCATGTGGAGCGCGTCGACGGTCAGGTACTCCTCACCCAGATGGTCGCCGAGCTCAGCCGCCTGCTCGAACAGCGGCACCGCCATGGCCGCGTGGCCGCTCGAGTTCAAAATGCGCCCGCGCTCCAGCAGGACGCGGACACCGACGGTCGGTTCGTCCCCGTCGATGGCGTCGAGGAGGGCGTCAGCCTCTTCGTAGCGCCCCTGGAGTCCGATGGCGCGGCCCAACTGGGTGGCGAGCTCGGCGCGCTCGTCGGCGTCGTACCGCGGGTCGGCCAGGGCTTCCCGGAAGCGCTGCTCGGACAGTTTGGGATCCTCGAAGTTCCACAGCAGGTCAAGGGTCTTTTGGTCCAGCATGTATCTCTCCTGATCAGCTTTCACCGGCGGCGAGTTGGCGTGCACCTTCAATGTATCGGGAAGTCATGAGGCGCTGCGCCCGGCGGGCCAGCGCGCCGCCCGCAGCGTAAAACCAGTTGGACGGCCTGCTGAACGCGGTGATGCTGACGAACACGCGGCCCTGGGCGTCGATCTCGGCCACGAATGACTCCTCCCCCCGCACCGGATGGCCAGGGAGGCTGCCGTAACCGAAGCCGGCCGACTGTGGGCCGCCACCGGGGGCGGGCCGGTGCACCCAGATCACCTCACAGGGTGCGTTGAGGCGGAAGGGCCCGACGCCGAAACCGCTCACCACGCGTGCGCCGGGAACAACGACGCCGGACTCGGTCCGGACGCGCAGGCCGGACCGCCGCTGCAGCTCCCAGGCCAGGATTCCCTCGGCCACCCGGTGGTAGGCGGCGGTCCCTTCGCCGAGATAGGTCCTGGATGCCACCTTGCGGTACCCGGCCGGAGACCCGCCATGTTCGGTGGCGCCGATGTCCGGGTAGTTCAGCTCGCCGCGGGCCAGCCGGCGCTCAGTCATCTGACCGGCTCCGTGCTGCACCCGTACTGTCCTGGCTCCGGCCCCGCACCCCGGCAAGCCGTGCCCAGCCGAGCTGCTCCTGCTGCTTGCGGTTCAGCGAAGCGACTACGAGGTCGTAGGAGTCCTCCACCATGTCCCGGACCATGTCGTCCGGCAGGGCTCCGTCCAGGCGGACCCCGTTCCAGTAGGTCTTGTTCATGTGCCATGCGCCGGTGATTTCCGGATGCACGGCCCGCAGCTGTTCGGCCAGGGCCGGCTCGCATTTGAGGCTGACCGACCAGTCATCCGGATCCATGGCGGACAACGCGAACATCTTGGCCTCCTGACGCGCCCCGCCGGACACCGCCGCCCTCACCTTGAACACCGATGTTTCGGGGCCAAACGGGAAGTCCTCGAAGGCCCCCGGAAACGACAGGCAGATTTCTCTCAGTCCGGCTGGGTCCATGCAGCGAGCCTACAAAGCCTTCCCGGGCAGTGCTAGTCTGCGATCATGGCAGCTGCCCAGGAGACCATACCTGTGCTGGATCTCGGCTCCGCACGCCGGGCCGACGGGTCGTTCAGCCCTGAATTCATAGCGCAACTCCGCGATGCCACGCACCGGGTGGGCTTCTTCCAGGTCATGGGCTACGGAGGTGCCCCCGGCCAGGCGAAGGAGCTGCTGGCAACGATCAGGCGTTTTTTCGACCTTCCCCTCGAAGAACGTATGAAGCTCGACAACCGCCTGTCTCCGCATTTCCGCGGTTACACCAGGATGGGCACGGAGGTCACCCAGGGAAGGGCGGATGCGCGCGAGCAAATCGACTACTCACCCGACCGTGAGCCGGTGAAGGACTATCCGGCGGACCAGCCCTATTGGCTCCTTCAGGGGCCCAACCTGTGGCCGGACGAGGCGATGCCGGAGCTGGAGCGCACGGCAATGGCCTGGGCTGAACTCATGTCCGGGGTGGGAGCGGAACTCATGCGGGCCATCGCAGTGTCCCTCCGGCTGCCCGAGGACTACTTCGACGAGCCCTTCGGGGACGCGCCGGCCTGGATGGGCAAACTGGTCCATTACGTCGGCGGCGTGGTGGAAGCGGCCGGTGACCAGGGCGTCGGGTCGCACGCGGACTACGGTTTCGTTACCCTCCTGCTTCAGGATGACGTGGGCGGTCTTGAAGTGCTGCCGCCGGGAACCACCGAATGGGTCCCGGTGGAGCCCATTTCCGATGCGCTGGTGGTGAACCTTGGCGAGATGCTGGAAGTTGCCACCGAGGGTTATCTCGCGGCCACCATCCACCGCGTACAGGCCCCGCCGCCCGGGGTTGACCGATACTCCGTTCCATTCTTCTGGTCCCCGCGCCTCGATGCCGTGATAGAGCCGGTGCCCCTGCCTGAGGACCTCAAAGCCCAGGCCCGCGGCATCTCCGACGACCCGTCCAATCCGATGCTCGCCTCATTCGGCCTGAACATGCTCAAAGGCCGGATGCGTGCCCATCCGGATGTCACGGAGCGCCACTATCCGGGACTGCTGAAGCGCTAAATGTTGCGGCCGGCGCCTGTGCACGGGACCTGTCAGGGCTAGATGCCCACGCGCCACCCTTCGCGGGCGGGGCAGGAATTCACCACAACATCGAGCCCTGCGGCCTTGGCCCTTTCCACCGCGGCGTCGTCGAACACGCCCAGCTGCAGCCACACGGCCTTGGCGCCGACGGCGATGGCCTGGTCGATGACCGCCCCTACCTTCTGTGAATTGACGAAGCAGTCCACGACGTCGATCGGGTGCTTTTCCGCCGGAATCTCCGCGAGGCTGCGGTACCCCTTCTCCCCGTGCACGTCGTCACCCGGCAGGTTGACCGGGATGATCTCCATGCCCATGCGGTCGCGGATAAAAAGCGAGACGTCGTACGCGGAGCGCCACTCGTTCCGGGTGAGGCCGACTATCGCCCAGGTACCCTTCGTTCGCATGAGCCGGTCAATTACCGCCTGATCGTTTTTGTGAGCCATGTATCAACTCTACTCCTGCGCCATTTCCGGATGATTCCCGAATATCTGAAGGTCACGTCGGTCAATCGGGCGTGATGAACGAATATTACCGTTCAAAAAAGGCCGATTTTGTGAAATCGTGCATCTGGGCTTGAGTAGATAACGACCATCCCGAGCGGCCGAGAGACCTGGATCGATGAAGCCGCAGCAACCCCCGGTGACGTGAGACGACCATTCCCACGGCGCTGTTCTTCCGCCCCGGCGGAGCTGGGGGTGCTACTGCCAGGACCGATGGAGTGCTGCAATGACCCCAGAGAATACTTTTGCCCTGCCCACCCTTGCCCGGATTCCGTCTGAGGCAACCCCACATACCACTTCGGACGCGACGGCGGTCGAAGCAGGGCTGCGTGACGCGCCCGGCTCCTCTTCCGGCTCTTCGGGATGGTCCTCGACCGAGCCAACGGACGGCGCAGTGCACGGCGTCCCCACCGACGGGCCGGCGCGTCACAGCGGTACCACCTCCAGCATCGACCCCGGCAACGTCGCCTTTTGGGAAGAACAGGCCCTCCGGCTGGACTGGGCCGAGCTGCCCGGTGCTGAAAAGTCCGGCAGCCACAGGCCGTGGCATACGGCGCACAGCTGGGTGCCCGCCGACGTCGGAACCGGCCGCGGACCCGAGATCAAGTGGTTCGACGGCGGCAAACTGAACGTCGCATACAACTGCGTGGACCGGCACGTCGAAGCCGGACGCGGGAACAAGGTGGCCCTCTTCTTCGAGGGTGAACCGGGCGACCGCCGCACCATCACCTACGCCGAACTGCAGCGTGAGGTTTCCAAGGCGGCCAACGCACTGCTGGCACTCGGTATCACCAAGGGTGACCGCGTGGTCATCTACCTGCCCGTGATCCCGGAAACGGTCATCATTACCCTTGCTGTGGCACGGATCGGCGCCGTCCACTCCCTGGTGTTCGGCGGGTTCTCCGCCGAGGCCCTGCGGTTCCGGGTCGAGGACACGGGGGCGAAGCTGCTGGTGACCACTGACGGCCAGTTCCGCCGCGGCGTGGCCGTACCGGTCAAGGACAACGCCGATGCCGCCCTCGCCGGGGACAACGCGATCGAGCGCGTCCTGGTCATCAACCGCACCACCGCCCCCGAAGCTCTCTCCACCGTCCCCATGACCGCCGGCCGCGACGTCTGGTGGCACGACGTCGTCGAACCTGCCTCCGATGTCCACGAACCGGAGGCGTTCGACGCCGAGACCCCCCTGTTCATCATGTACACGTCCGGCACCACGGGAAAGCCCAAAGGGCTCGTACACACCTCGGGCGGTTACCTGACCCAGGCGTCGTGGAGCTTCGAGCACCTGTTCAGCAACCCGGACCCGGCACTGCGGGACCAGGATGTGCACTGGTGCACCGCCGACCTCGCCTGGGTCACGGCGCACACGTACGAGATCTACGGCCCCCTCTCCAACGGCGTCACGCAGGTGATCTTCGAGGGCACCCCCAACACCCCGCACCCGGGCCGGCACTTCGAGATCATTGAACGCTACGGCGTCACGCAGTACTACACGGCCCCTACCCTGGTCCGCTCGCTCATGGGCTGGTTCCCGGACGGCGTGCCGGAAACCTACGACTTCTCGTCCATCCGTCTGCTGGGCACCGTGGGAGAGGCCGTCAACCCGGAGGCGTGGCGGTGGCTCCGCGACAACCTCGGCGCAGGCACCGCCCCGATGGTGGATACCTGGTGGCAGTCCGAAACCGGTGCCACCATCATGTCCCCCGCGTCCACCGACACCGAGTTCAAGCCCGGCTGCGCGGCCCGCCCCCTCCCTGGTGTCAGCACCCGTGTGGTGGACGAGGCCGGCAACCGCACAGCACCGGGCGTTCAGGGCTTCATCGTCGTGGACCAGCCGGGGCCGGCCATCGCCCGCACTGTATGGGGCAACCCGCGCCGCTACTTCGACTCCTACTGGAGCCAGTACGCCGGACAGGGCTGGTTCCTCGCCGGAGACGGCGCCAAGTACGACGACGACGGGGACATCTGGATCCTGGGGCGGGTGGACGACACGCTCAACGTCTCAGGCCATCTGCTCTCCACCATCGAGATCGAGTCCGCCCTGGTTACGCACCCGGACGTGGTGGAGGCCGGGGTCTGTCCGGTGGCCGACCCCAAGACCGGGCACGCCGTCGTCGCTTTTGTTGTCCTCAAGGGCGGGGCTCCGGCGGGCTCTACCACCGGCTCAACTGCCGACGAGCTCCGCAACCACGTCGCGAAGGAGATCGGCCCGATCGCCAAGCCGCGCGACGTCGTCGTTGTCCCGGATGTGCCCAAGACCCGCAGCGGCAAGATCATGCGCCGCCTGCTGACCCAGCTGTTTGAGGGAACGGCACTGGGCGACACCACCTCACTCCAGAACGAACCGGCCATCGCCGGCATCCAGGATGCGCTGCGCCGCCGCGCTGCCGCCATCCCCGGAAACCCCAACACCGGATTCCCCAACACCGGCCAGAAGTAAAGGAACGAATATGAACGACATCAGCAATGTGGCCCGTCTTTCCGAACCGCTGAAATTCGCCTACTGGGTGCCGAATGTATCGGGCGGCCTGGTGGTCTCCACCATCGAGCAGCGCACCAGCTGGGACTTCGACTACAACAAGAAGCTGGCCCGCATCGCCGAGGAGTCCGGCTTCGAATACGCACTGACCCAGACCCGCTACGCCGCGTCCTACGGCGCCGACAAGCAGCACGAGGCCACGTCCTTCAGCCTCGCCCTGCTCGCCGCGACCGAACGCCTCAAGGTGATCGCCGCCGTCCACCCGGGCATGTGGCACCCCGGCGTGCTGGCCAAGTTCGTCATAACCGCCGATCACATCTCCAACGGCCGCGCCGCCGTGAACATCGTCTCCGGCTGGCTCAAGAACGAGTTCACCAACTTCGGCCTCGAATGGCTGGAGCACGACGAGCGCTACGTCCGCACCGAGGAATTCATCAGGGTGCTCCGAGGCCTGTGGACCGAGAAGGAATACAGCCAGGCCGGCAAGTACTACAACATCACCGACTTCACCCTGAACCCCGCCCCCGTGGCCGTTCCGGGCCGCGCGCACCCGGAGATCTTCTTCGGCGGAAACTCGACGGCGGCCCAGGCCACCGCGGGCCGCGTCGCCGACTGGTACTTCTCCAACGGCAAGGACCTGGAAGGCTTCAAGGAGAACATCGCCGGTGTTGTTGCCGCCTCCGGCGAAACCAAGCGCGGCACCGAAGGCCAGCTCGCCGCCCCAAGGTTTGGCCTCAACGGCTTCGTCATTGCCCGCGACTCGGAGAAGGAGGCCCGCGACACGCTGCGCGAGATCGTGGAGAAGGCGCACAAGCCGGCCGTCCAGGGCTTCCGCGACGCCGTGCAGGAAGCCGGCCCGTCCACCAAGGACGGCAAGGGCATGTGGGCGGACTCCACGTTCGAGGACCTGGTCCAGTACAACGACGGCTTTAAGACCCAGCTGATCGGCACCCCGGAGCAGATCGCCGAGCGGATCGTGGAGTACAAGAAGATCGGCGTGAACCTCTTCCTGACCGGCTACCTGCACTTCCAGGAGGAAATCGCCGCGTTCGGCCGGGATGTCCTGCCGATCGTCCGCGAGCTCGAGGCGGACCTGGCCCGCAGGAACGGCACGGAACTCGACCTTTCGAGCACTCCTGTTGCCGAGGCGGTGGCTGTCTAATGGCTGACCGCAAATTCGGCTTCCGCACCCGCGCCCTGCACGCCGGCGGCACGCCCGACGCCGAGCACGGCGCCCGGGCGGTGCCCATCTACCAGTCGACGTCGTTCGTTTTCAAGGACACCCAGGACGCCGCCAACCTGTTCGCCCTGCAGAAGTACGGCAACATCTACTCCCGCATCGGCAACCCCACCGTGGCCGCGTTCGAGGAGCGCATTGCCTCGCTGGAGGGCGGCATCGGGGCGGTGGCGACGTCGTCGGGCATGGCCGCCGAGTTCATCACCTTCGCCGCCCTCACCCAGTCCGGCGACCACATCGTCGCGGCGTCCCAGCTCTACGGCGGCACCGTCACCCAGCTCGACGTGACCCTGCGCCGCTTCGGCGTGGACACCACGTTCGTGCCCGGCACCGACCCCGCGGACTACGCTGCGGCCGTCCGGGAGAACACCAAGGCGATCTTCGTCGAGGTGGTGGCCAACCCGTCATCGGAGGTCCAGGACCTTGCGGCCCTGGCCAAGGTGGCGCACGACGCCGGCATCCCCCTTGTGGTCGACGCCACCTTGAGCACGCCCTACCTCGTGCGGCCGATCGAACACGGGGCGGACATCGTGATCCACTCCGCCACGAAGTTCATCGGCGGCCACGGCACCACCCTCGGCGGCGTCATCGTCGAGAGCGGCCGCTTCAACTGGGGGAACGGCAAGTTCCCCACCATGACCGAGCCCGTGGCCTCCTACGGCAACGTCTCCTGGTGGGGCAACTTCGGCGAATACGGGTTCCTCACCAAGCTGCGCTGCGAGCAGCTGCGCGACATCGGACCTGCCCTGACGCCGCTGGCCGCATTCCAGCTGCTGCAGGGAGTGGAAACCCTCCCCCAGCGCCTGGACGAGCACCTGAAAAACGCGCAGGCCGTGGCCGAATGGCTCGAAGCCGATCCGCGCGTGGCCTACGTGAACTACTCCGGCCTGCCGTCGCACCCGCACTTCGAACGGGCGCGGAAGTACCTCCCCTTGGGGCCGGGCTCCGTGTTCTCCTTCGGCGTGAAGGGCG is from Arthrobacter sp. QXT-31 and encodes:
- a CDS encoding MmcQ/YjbR family DNA-binding protein, giving the protein MDPAGLREICLSFPGAFEDFPFGPETSVFKVRAAVSGGARQEAKMFALSAMDPDDWSVSLKCEPALAEQLRAVHPEITGAWHMNKTYWNGVRLDGALPDDMVRDMVEDSYDLVVASLNRKQQEQLGWARLAGVRGRSQDSTGAARSRSDD
- the sfnG gene encoding dimethylsulfone monooxygenase SfnG; the protein is MNDISNVARLSEPLKFAYWVPNVSGGLVVSTIEQRTSWDFDYNKKLARIAEESGFEYALTQTRYAASYGADKQHEATSFSLALLAATERLKVIAAVHPGMWHPGVLAKFVITADHISNGRAAVNIVSGWLKNEFTNFGLEWLEHDERYVRTEEFIRVLRGLWTEKEYSQAGKYYNITDFTLNPAPVAVPGRAHPEIFFGGNSTAAQATAGRVADWYFSNGKDLEGFKENIAGVVAASGETKRGTEGQLAAPRFGLNGFVIARDSEKEARDTLREIVEKAHKPAVQGFRDAVQEAGPSTKDGKGMWADSTFEDLVQYNDGFKTQLIGTPEQIAERIVEYKKIGVNLFLTGYLHFQEEIAAFGRDVLPIVRELEADLARRNGTELDLSSTPVAEAVAV
- a CDS encoding CoA-binding protein, giving the protein MAHKNDQAVIDRLMRTKGTWAIVGLTRNEWRSAYDVSLFIRDRMGMEIIPVNLPGDDVHGEKGYRSLAEIPAEKHPIDVVDCFVNSQKVGAVIDQAIAVGAKAVWLQLGVFDDAAVERAKAAGLDVVVNSCPAREGWRVGI
- the acs gene encoding acetate--CoA ligase, whose translation is MTPENTFALPTLARIPSEATPHTTSDATAVEAGLRDAPGSSSGSSGWSSTEPTDGAVHGVPTDGPARHSGTTSSIDPGNVAFWEEQALRLDWAELPGAEKSGSHRPWHTAHSWVPADVGTGRGPEIKWFDGGKLNVAYNCVDRHVEAGRGNKVALFFEGEPGDRRTITYAELQREVSKAANALLALGITKGDRVVIYLPVIPETVIITLAVARIGAVHSLVFGGFSAEALRFRVEDTGAKLLVTTDGQFRRGVAVPVKDNADAALAGDNAIERVLVINRTTAPEALSTVPMTAGRDVWWHDVVEPASDVHEPEAFDAETPLFIMYTSGTTGKPKGLVHTSGGYLTQASWSFEHLFSNPDPALRDQDVHWCTADLAWVTAHTYEIYGPLSNGVTQVIFEGTPNTPHPGRHFEIIERYGVTQYYTAPTLVRSLMGWFPDGVPETYDFSSIRLLGTVGEAVNPEAWRWLRDNLGAGTAPMVDTWWQSETGATIMSPASTDTEFKPGCAARPLPGVSTRVVDEAGNRTAPGVQGFIVVDQPGPAIARTVWGNPRRYFDSYWSQYAGQGWFLAGDGAKYDDDGDIWILGRVDDTLNVSGHLLSTIEIESALVTHPDVVEAGVCPVADPKTGHAVVAFVVLKGGAPAGSTTGSTADELRNHVAKEIGPIAKPRDVVVVPDVPKTRSGKIMRRLLTQLFEGTALGDTTSLQNEPAIAGIQDALRRRAAAIPGNPNTGFPNTGQK
- a CDS encoding DUF1990 family protein; protein product: MTERRLARGELNYPDIGATEHGGSPAGYRKVASRTYLGEGTAAYHRVAEGILAWELQRRSGLRVRTESGVVVPGARVVSGFGVGPFRLNAPCEVIWVHRPAPGGGPQSAGFGYGSLPGHPVRGEESFVAEIDAQGRVFVSITAFSRPSNWFYAAGGALARRAQRLMTSRYIEGARQLAAGES
- a CDS encoding O-acetylhomoserine aminocarboxypropyltransferase/cysteine synthase family protein, which translates into the protein MADRKFGFRTRALHAGGTPDAEHGARAVPIYQSTSFVFKDTQDAANLFALQKYGNIYSRIGNPTVAAFEERIASLEGGIGAVATSSGMAAEFITFAALTQSGDHIVAASQLYGGTVTQLDVTLRRFGVDTTFVPGTDPADYAAAVRENTKAIFVEVVANPSSEVQDLAALAKVAHDAGIPLVVDATLSTPYLVRPIEHGADIVIHSATKFIGGHGTTLGGVIVESGRFNWGNGKFPTMTEPVASYGNVSWWGNFGEYGFLTKLRCEQLRDIGPALTPLAAFQLLQGVETLPQRLDEHLKNAQAVAEWLEADPRVAYVNYSGLPSHPHFERARKYLPLGPGSVFSFGVKGGRAAGQKFIESLQLASHLANVGDARTLVIHPGSTTHQQLSDEQLVSAGVPEDLVRISVGLEDLEDILWDLDQALTEAQNAAADNAAVLEEPADSCTIGAHA
- a CDS encoding isopenicillin N synthase family dioxygenase, which encodes MAAAQETIPVLDLGSARRADGSFSPEFIAQLRDATHRVGFFQVMGYGGAPGQAKELLATIRRFFDLPLEERMKLDNRLSPHFRGYTRMGTEVTQGRADAREQIDYSPDREPVKDYPADQPYWLLQGPNLWPDEAMPELERTAMAWAELMSGVGAELMRAIAVSLRLPEDYFDEPFGDAPAWMGKLVHYVGGVVEAAGDQGVGSHADYGFVTLLLQDDVGGLEVLPPGTTEWVPVEPISDALVVNLGEMLEVATEGYLAATIHRVQAPPPGVDRYSVPFFWSPRLDAVIEPVPLPEDLKAQARGISDDPSNPMLASFGLNMLKGRMRAHPDVTERHYPGLLKR